The DNA region TTATCATCTAATTATTCTTGATCTTAATGCTTTTATGTATTGAAAAATGCTTGAGTTGATATCAAATGAGTAAGGATTTCTGACCGTTAGTCTATCGATCCGATTTAGGGCAATTATTCAACTTAGTAATTAACTAGGAATAGGTCATTATAAATTGTGGATTTTGAATTAACGAACATAAAACGCCTAATTTAACTCTGAATTCGGCTaaggaattattgaattattgTGTAGATTAATGAGTTGTACACCAAAGAATTGAGTGTAGTGGTCGTATTAATTCGTCGTAATACTTTAACATATTATAAATTTGATTAATGCACAGTTCATCAACAAGTATGAAATGTGAGAGTTGAAAGAAGATCTAATAATCTTTAGTAATTGAAACCAACTACGTTAATTTCTCGTTTTTATTCTCGAACTGAATAACTCTGAAACATAGAAAATGAGAAATATCGAATTAGTGAGTAAACCAACTACCTTTGGTTCGTCCATGTATTTGTTCATTAATTCGAATGAGAAACCTATATCAGGTATGCTATTGCATACATAACTCAAAGATCCtacaatttgtttgaacaaaATAGTGTCGACCTTTTCCTCCTCTCTATATTTCTCCAGTTTCAGATTTGATTCGACATGTGAGGATGCAGGATTCGAGTCTTCCATCATGAATATCTTGATTATTTCTTTGACATATTTTCTTTGATGTAGCACGATACCTTGCTCCGACATTTGAAATTCTATGCCAAGGAAATAAGACAATTTTCCAAGATTCAACATCAGCTCTTTGAACTTCGACAAGTTCTCCATGATATTTCTCGTTACTAGACGGTCATCGACATATAAGTAGATgatttttatatatttttttccACAAACTGAACATAAACACCATACACAAACTTGCATTTGATGAATCCCAATTCAACCAAGTATGAGTCGATCTTCTGGTTCCATGCCCTAAGTGTCTTCTTGAGACCATAAAGGGTTTGTGCAACTTGTACACTTTCCTTGCTTCCTCCAGTATCAAAAACCCAAGAGGTTATGTGACATACACGACTTCATCTAGGGAACCATTCAAAAATGCTGATTACACATCTAAGTGAAATATCGACCAACCTTGTTTGCATGCCAAGGCTACCACTAATTAGATAGTCTCCAATCTTGCTACTGGTGCATATACTTTAGAGTAGTCGATTCCCGATCTTTGAAGAAATCCTCGAGCTAATAATATTTCCTTATGTCTTTTAATCGACCCATTAGGATTGTGTTTCAGTTTGAACACCTACTCACTTTGATAACTTTTGTGTATGCTGGAAATTCGACTAGCACCCATGTAATTTTTATTTTGATCGCTTGTAACTCTTTGACCATAACTTCTTACCATTATTTATCTTTGAAGGCCTCACTATAGTTGATTGGTTCAAAACCTGCAAGTAGAGGGAAATGAACCAAATCTCCATCTAGTGTGACTTCACCATCACCAACCACTTCAAAGTCTTGAAGCCTTGTTGGGAGTACTATGGTTCTTTGAGGTATTTGGCTTGTGTTAGCCACACCCTTTTCAACTCTGATTGTGTCTGAAATATTAGTAACTGCTTCAAATTCATCAGTTTCTTCTTCGACGCCTTAACTCATCAAAGGCTTGTTAATTCCATCGCCAAAATTCCAATCCCATGCAGAATTTTCATCAATCACGATATGTTGACTTATTACGATCTTCTCATTGATTGAATTGAATAACCTGCATGCTCTAGTTTTTTGAATAACCCACACTTCTTCAAGACCCTTGTTCTTCAGCTTCTTCGTAGGGCACCTGTTTGGAATACAAATAGTTGTGATGACAGGTTCACCCCATAAGGATTTTAGAAAATTATTTTGCTTCAACATGCATGTCGTCATATCCAATATGgtcatttttcttctttcttatattccattatgttgaggcgTGTAAGGACAAGGTACCTCGTTATCGATACCATGTTCTGCATAGAACTCTTCAAACATTTTGGAAGTGTATTCGCCACCTTCACCCCTTCACAGAACCTTGATTTTCTTTCACTCTGGTTTTTTATAAGCAttttgaatctcttaaagattgAAAATACTTCATCTTTGCGCCTGATCACATAGATCCAAAGCTTTCGACTGTACTCATCAACAAATGAGACAAAATACCTACTTCCACCAATGGTATGATCTTCAAACGGGTCCAATATATCTAAATATGCTACTTTTAGTATACAAGAGGACCTTATTGGCATAGTCGAAACAAAAGGCATTATGAACTGCTTCCCTACTAAGCAACCTCCAAAGAGTTTTTCGGGCATCTCAAGACTTGGTATACCAGTTACCTTATCTTAAGTAATCAACTTATTGGGTGACCTAAGATTCAAGTGGCCAAACCTCAAATTCCACAGTCAACTATTCTTGTGGTCGACAACAGTTTTGAGGCATTGTTCCTCAGTCGAATTGATCATGGTCTTAAATATCCTATTCTTCGACATAGGAGATTTTAAGACCAAACTATTGTTGATGTCGAACAGTTCCACGACTATATCTTTCATAAACATTGAGAAACCTTTTTCGACCATTTGTCCAACACTTAGCAGGTTACACTTCATTCCATGTACATAGAGTACATCTTTTATAATAGCTTTTGCTCATTGTTCCTTTGAATAACTATGTTGCTAATACCTTTTTCTTGCAACAAGCTATTATCTGTAAGTTTGACCTTACTCTTCTTCAACTCGTCAAAATCTGTCAACCATActttcctaccagtcatgtgATTTGAGCAACCTGTGTCGAGGAACCAGATTTTAGAGTCGACATGGTCATCTGCAACTATAGCCATAACCACCATATCTTCGTAATCATATGAATCATGGCGTGCAATGTTTGCTCCTTCCTCATTGTCTTTTGTCGCTCCCTTGTCTTTTCTATACCAAAAATTCTTGGTCAAGTGACCCAACTTTTCACATTTATAGCACTACACActtttttttctcttctttgtGTTTCTAAAAAAAGTTTCCTTTTCCTCTTTTAGAAGATTCATAAGCCTTATCATCGACCTTATGCTTTTGAGAGTTTGACCAAGACTTCTTACTCTAAGTCTTGTCTCCTTTTCCTTCGAACTTGATGGAACCATCATGTTTCTTTCATGTCTGAGCATGTAGTGCTTGTATCGAATCTTGAACACCTTTCCTTTCGACAATCCTCATCTCATGTGCCTCCAacgaaccaaccaaatcttccagtttcatggtttcaagattgttggattcttgaatgGCTACGATAACATGATCAAAATGAGAGGTCAATGTACGCATTAACTTatcaactatcatcttatcagttaggCTTTCACCAAAACCTTTTATGAGATGGACAAGATTCTGCACCTTTGAGACATAGTTTGcaatattttcttcttcttcttcttccatcTGCAATAATTCATACTACCTTCGCAACATCTGCAATTTGACGTTTTTAACATTCTCACCTCCTTCGTAATATTTGACAAAAATATTTCATGCTTTTTTCGCCGATTCAACATGAGAAATCCGATCAAACTTCGTCGCATCTACTGCAGATTGAATACAATACGCATCCTTACAATCTTTCTTCTTCACATCCTTATGAATGACTCCTGAGCACAACTTGCATTGTCAGCAAACTCAAGGATGCCACTGCTGACCACTTCTAGGGGTTTTATGAAAATCGAACAATATTGACTTCATCTCCTTACTCCATCGGTTCCAATTTTTGCCGTCAAGAACTGTAAGAGAATTCGGAATGTCACTGGTACCATTCATCTCTGCAGCAATTGCGATTCACGATCTCTGGAAGCACAACCACCAACATGAAGTTCTTGAAAACACGAACCAGAAGGTCTAGATATCAATTTGTTAGTGGGTGAAACACTTTGAGTGAGAGAAGGAATGAGAGATAATGAAAAATAATAGATGAGTTGTTATTATTGAAAACGGTATGACTAATAAATTGTTATTATTGAAAATTGTGTGATTGAATtacaattatatatatatatatatatatatatatatatatatatatatatatatatatatatatatatatatatatatatatatatatatatatatatatatatatatatatatatatatatatatatatatatatatatatatatatatatatatatatataacctaacaaatcctaattctaattaatttgaattaatttGGAATTAACCTACAATTTGAATTATATCAACAAAAAAAAGAATTCTAGCTCTTCATAGTTGATGATTGTGGATAATTAGATTGCATTGTCTGAGCATGATAAATACAAGATTTATCGAGTGTAATATAGGGATGTCTAATAAAGTATCTGCTCCCTCATTATCGTTGGCAATTATTATGTATAACTCCTTTTGAAGAATCATAAGTCATGCTTATCACTTGACAGTAATAGAATAATTACTGTGACTGTATAAGCTACACAGTTTCCATTCTCTCGCCAATCACATATTAAAGGTATGGGAATGCACATGAAGTTGTGCTCCAAATTCCATTTAATTGATCATGAAAGATGAAATTATATAAAATAATACCAAGCACATTCATTGATATCTTATTGCATAAAATTTACAAAGGCAGTCATTATGTCTGATCTTTAACACCAATTTTAAGTTTCTTGATATACAGTCCGATACCCTATTCTGTTGAATTGAACAATGTGGCTATTGAACTACCAGATCCCCGCATAGCAGCATGATTATATATTTGAACTGGTTCATGACAGCTTGTTAGGAATGCAGCTGTAATCTGGTGAAGAATTGAAGTGTTTAGTTTCTAAAGAAATCAGAAAGAAAAAGCATAGACCGGATCTATATTTGGTATTGGTACATTATTAGTTCGAGAAAATACCCTAATTTCATGATTTTGCTGACTGGTTCAATGTATTGAGTCTGTGGCTGGCTTAGCTGGAGACTAATAGGCGCATGTAAATCATATCCATTTCTGATAGTGCATGAAAGATTCGATGCCACATTTTCTTCATTTGTACTCCTTGCTTCATAAACCTAATATCCAAATCTTCtatttagttttttttcttttataaatCGGCTATCCTCTACGCGTAACGGTAGAGGTTAACCCTCGAGCCGAGTAGAATCATGCGACAAAGCTCTCCCACAAGAGCTTTAATATTGCTGCATGTTCGGTGCTGGATTTGAATTCAGCATATTATCTCATCTCAATCAAGTGCTCTTGAATATCTTCAGTATTAGTTTTACCGCAAGAAAATTCGAAGCCTAATGAAAACTAAGTTTCCCCTGATATGGCGTGTGTCCAGTGTTCGAGATGTGTATGCATGACAAAATgattaaaatattattaaattgttgtgtttttttttatattcatATATACCTTCTTCTGTAGCTCTGCATTTTCTTTCTGGATGAAATCCATCTTTTTATGGAGTTCTACATTTTCTTGATGGACAAGAGTTCCCTACAATGGCAAATTGTTCAGAAATCTGCGAGAAAGGCTCATCAAATACAGCAAGGAAACCATAAACCTCCTGGTACCTTTTGGTGTAATTCTTTAATCTCATTAGTCAAAATATGATCCTGCAAAATAGACAGCATTGCAGCAGTCAGTAATTTGGCGTAAAAAAGCTTAAAACTGATTGGATGAGATTTGAATTGACCCGACATACCTTTTTCATTCGAACACCCTTCAGACTAATCTCCAGttgattttccagattttgtAGTTCTTTGATACCCAAGCCAGAAAGTCCTTCACCCATCAATTGCCTGCTTTTATTCGAAAGAACATACAATTTACATTTTCATATGAAATTGGTTGGTTTACTTATAACAGAAATTCGTAAAATCAATATTTTCTTTTACCAAAAACGTTATGATTAACCTGTTAGGTTCTATTAATGTGCTCATTTAATTTACCTATGACTTTCTTGCAGGTACTGCAGTTGTTGTCTTAGTCCAGCTGCTTCTGTCCGCCAAAACTAGCATGCAGAAACATAGATATCAAATATGTTTAAACAGTTATcattaaataaaattatttaaaatgcAACAGCTGTAATGTAGAGAATTCAAAGAACAACGACATTACAAACAAGATGAATAGTATAGCAATAATTACCTTGACTTCTGAAGCAGGATTCATTAGCTGATGCTGTTCTTCTTTCTGTTTGTTATAGCGCTCGATAACACCTTTCATGCTGCCATAATGTACAAAGTTAAGGGTTTTACAGTGAAGGGTTTTCCAATGTTACTCAATCCATTTTCTTATTTACAGTGAAGGGTTTGTGTTGGGCTTTGGAAATAACAAAGTCAATTGAATTATTTGAGGGGTTACCAATTGGCTCATCAAAATTAGTAGTTTCAAATTCTCAATATGTCGACTATACACTTATGATTACGGAGGCATTAGAAAAAATTATTTGAGATGTAAAGAAAGTGGTGCAATGTTTTGAAATGGTTTTAGACCTTAAAGTTAATTTTACTAAGAGTAGTCAACTAGGTATTAATGTGGCTAAGTCCTTCATCGAGATGATGTGAACAATATCATTTGTAAGATAATAGTGTTGTTTGTGTTTAGGTATTATGGCTTACCAATTAGAGATAATCCACATGAATTGGCTACCTAAGTGACTATGTTTGAGTGCATTTTTCATAGAAGGAGGGTTTGGAGAAATAAGTATGTTAGTTTAAGGGGGTTGACTGTTCTCCAAAATTTTATTCTCAGTAGTGTTCcgttttttattattatattttttttcttattatgtCGCTTAAGATATGAATGATGGTGGTTCAAATTTAAAGGGGATTTCTTTTGAGTGGATTTGTTACGGGAAGAAAAATTCTACGATAAAATAATGAAGAATATTATGGATGAAAAAAAGATACGAGATCATATCATATCTCAGAAAATTGTAGTGACACAAATCACCTTTGATATTATTATTGAATGTGCACCTTAAGATAGGTTAGCATAACACCTCAAAGTAATAATTTGAGAGgtgttagaaggtttattttagAATATATCATAAGGATGAATTTTTTCTGATGATGATATCTAAATGGGCATGTGGAGAGAATGTATCAAGAAG from Lathyrus oleraceus cultivar Zhongwan6 chromosome 1, CAAS_Psat_ZW6_1.0, whole genome shotgun sequence includes:
- the LOC127083878 gene encoding MADS-box transcription factor 23 isoform X2, coding for MGRGKIAIRRIDNSTSRQVTFSKRRNGLLKKAKELSILCDAEVGLIVFSSTGRLYDYSSTSMKGVIERYNKQKEEQHQLMNPASEVKFWRTEAAGLRQQLQYLQESHRQLMGEGLSGLGIKELQNLENQLEISLKGVRMKKDHILTNEIKELHQKGTLVHQENVELHKKMDFIQKENAELQKKVYEARSTNEENVASNLSCTIRNGYDLHAPISLQLSQPQTQYIEPVSKIMKLGLQLHS